One part of the Salmo salar chromosome ssa10, Ssal_v3.1, whole genome shotgun sequence genome encodes these proteins:
- the LOC106561447 gene encoding cyclic nucleotide-gated cation channel beta-1 isoform X1: MPKQQQQNRDLELDRLVRQVPLHHRSPTRTPSPSSPNSTLELPNVPSYPRLPPISLSRQLSGLFNPTFHIEDDPTSALPSVSSRLSVHPAVNVEDVDSGGGEHHRHHIPQILTLQDPNFKTLTVPGVSKTSRQSKVAEKEKKLYSQSEEDEEEMEIAVRAWPSQSSILSGDDGLKERPASSASQASYVVNERLQELVKMFKERTERAKEKLIDPDHSDDDSPTASPARAPTPPPAPPEELKEEEMEEQQPKPRLCCKVTPPRWIRALLHYRFPASIDPFTNLVYVLWLFFVTLAWNWNMWLIPVRWAFPYQTPSNIYLWLLTDYLCDLIYILDILVFQPRLQFVRSGDIVFDKKDMRVNYMKTFRFKMDVISLVPLELFYFKTGINPLLRFPRLLKIMSFFEFNDRLEGILTKAYVYRVIRTTTYLLYCLHCNACLYYWGSAYEGLGSTQWVYDGQGNSYIRCYYFAVKTLITIGGLPDPTTLFEIIFQLINYFVGVFAFSIMIGQMRDVVGAATAGQTYYRACMDNTVKYMASYRIPKDVQNRVKTWYNYTWQSQGMLDEQELLVQLPDKMRLDIAVDVNYDIVSKVSLFQGCDRQMIFDMLKRLRSVVYLPGDYVCKKGEVGREMYIIKAGEVQVVGGPDGKTVFVTLRAGSVFGEISLLAVGGGNRRTANVVAHGFANLFILDKKDLNEILVHYPESQKLLRKKARKMLTKDKKPPKEPAQVIPPRTVTPKLFKAALDVAHQKTGLKGTLAKIKEKINKSSVSLQPSMSSSLPPLSPVSPVFSLDPEREANAMSPTLDSSTLLCPVSHCHGDETLSKEQGQVEGEVAGESGKKKEKRKA, encoded by the exons ATGCCTAAGCAGCAGCAGCAAAACCGGGACCTGGAGTTGGACCGCCTGGTCCGCCAGGTCCCTCTCCACCACCGCTCTCCGACTCGCACCCCCTCACCGTCCTCCCCCAACAGTACCCTAGAGCTGCCCAACGTGCCCTCCTACCCCCGCCTGCCACCCATCAGCCTGTCCAGGCAGCTGTCAGGGCTTTTCAACCCCACCTTCCACATCGAGGACGACCCCACGTCCGCTCTACCCTCAG TGAGCTCCAGGCTCAGTGTGCACCCAGCTGTCAATGTGGAGGATGTGGATTCAGGCGGAGGGGAGCACCACCGCCACCACATTCCCCAAATCCTTACCCTACAGGACCCCAACTTCAAGACCCTGACCGTACCCGGAGTGTCCAAAACCAGCCGTCAGAG TAAAGTTGCTGAAAAAGA aaAGAAGTTGTACTCTCAGagtgaggaggatgaagaggagatgGAGATTGCAGTGAGGGCATGGCCTAGCCAGTCCAGCATCCTCAGTGGAGATGATGG GCTAAAGGAGCGCCCTGCGTCGTCCGCTAGCCAGGCCAGCTACGTGGTGAACGAGCGCCTACAGGAGCTGGTCAAGATGTTTAAGGAGAGGACAGAAAGGGCCAAAGAGAAACTCATAGACCCAGATCACTCTGATGATGACAGTCCCACTGCCT CCCCTGCGAGAGCTCCaacacctcctcctgctcctccagaggagctgaaggaggaggagatggaggagcagCAACCCAAGCCTAGATTATGCTGCAAGGTGACGCCTCCTCGCTGGATCAGAGCTCTGCTGCACTACCGCTTTCCCGCAAGTATCGACCCCTTCACCA atctggTCTATGTGCTGTGGCTGTTTTTCGTCACCTTGGCGTGGAACTGGAACATGTGGCTTATCCCGGTGCGCTGGGCCTTCCCCTACCAGACCCCCAGTAACATCTACCTGTGGCTACTCACTGACTATCTGTGTGACCTCATCTACATCCTGGACATCCTGGTCTTCCAGCCCCGCCTGCAGTTTGTCCGCAGTGGAGACATAGTG TTTGACAAAAAGGACATGAGAGTGAATTACATGAAAACCTTTCGTTTCAAG ATGGATGTCATCAGTCTTGTTCCACTGGAGTTGTTCTATTTTAAAACTGGGATCAACCCACTCCTCCGCTTCCCACGACTACTAAAG ATAATGTCTTTCTTCGAGTTCAACGACCGTCTTGAGGGCATCCTGACCAAAGCCTACGTTTACAG AGTGATCCGGACCACCACCTACCTGCTGTACTGCCTGCACTGTAATGCCTGTCTGTACTACTGGGGCTCTGCGTATGAAGGTCTGGGCTCCACGCAGTGGGTCTATGATGGACAGGGCAACAG TTACATCCGCTGCTACTACTTTGCTGTGAAGACCCTAATCACCATTGGTGGACTGCCAGACCCCACAACGCTCTTTGAAATCATCTTTCAGCTCATCAACTACTTTGTTGGAGTGTTTGCCTTTTCCATCATGATTGGACAG ATGAGAGACGTGGTTGGTGCAGCCACAGCAGGACAGACGTACTACAGAGCATGCATGGACAACACTGTCAAATACATGGCCTCCTACCGTATCCCTAAAGATGTGCAGAACCGGGTTAAAACCTGGTACAACTACACCTGGCAGTCCCAGGGCATGCTGG ATGAACAGGAGCTTCTGGTCCAGCTCCCAGACAAGATGAGGCTGGACATCGCTGTGGATGTCAACTATGACATTGTCAGTAAAGTGTCTCTCTTCCAG GGTTGTGATAGACAGATGATTTTTGACATGCTGAAGAGACTGAGGTCTGTTGTTTACCTCCCAGGGGACTATGTCTGCAAAAAG GGTGAAGTTGGACGGGAAATGTACATCATCAAAGCCGGAGAGGTGCAGGTGGTGGGCGGGCCAGACGGGAAGACTGTGTTTGTCACGCTGAGGGCGGGGTCAGTGTTTGGGGAAATCAG CTTGCTGGCAGTGGGTGGAGGGAACAGGAGAACAGCAAACGTGGTGGCTCATGGCTTCGCCAACCTGTTCATCCTGGACAAGAAGGACCTCAATGAGATTCTAGTGCATTACCCCGAGTCCCAGAAGCTGCTCCGCAAGAAGGCCAG GAAGATGCTCACGAAAGATAAGAAGCCTCCGAAGGAGCCGGCCCAGGTGATCCCTCCTCGAACGGTCACGCCCAAGCTATTCAAAGCTGCTCTGGATGTGGCGCATCAGAAAACAGGCCTCAAAGGGACCCTCGCCAAGATTAAGGAGAAGATCAACAAATCCAGCGTTTCTCTACAG CCCTCCATgtcctcctccctgcctcccttgtccccagtctctccagtcttcagTCTGGACCCAGAGCGCGAGGCTAACGCCATGTCACCAACCTTAGACAGCTCTACGCTGCTCTGCCCCGTCTCCCATTGTCACGGAGATGAGACACTCTCCAAGGAGCAGGGCCAAGTGGAGGGAGAAGTTGCAGGAGAGAGTGGAAagaagaaagaaaagagaaaggCATGA
- the LOC106561447 gene encoding cyclic nucleotide-gated cation channel beta-1 isoform X2: MPKQQQQNRDLELDRLVRQVPLHHRSPTRTPSPSSPNSTLELPNVPSYPRLPPISLSRQLSGLFNPTFHIEDDPTSALPSVSSRLSVHPAVNVEDVDSGGGEHHRHHIPQILTLQDPNFKTLTVPGVSKTSRQRKKLYSQSEEDEEEMEIAVRAWPSQSSILSGDDGLKERPASSASQASYVVNERLQELVKMFKERTERAKEKLIDPDHSDDDSPTASPARAPTPPPAPPEELKEEEMEEQQPKPRLCCKVTPPRWIRALLHYRFPASIDPFTNLVYVLWLFFVTLAWNWNMWLIPVRWAFPYQTPSNIYLWLLTDYLCDLIYILDILVFQPRLQFVRSGDIVFDKKDMRVNYMKTFRFKMDVISLVPLELFYFKTGINPLLRFPRLLKIMSFFEFNDRLEGILTKAYVYRVIRTTTYLLYCLHCNACLYYWGSAYEGLGSTQWVYDGQGNSYIRCYYFAVKTLITIGGLPDPTTLFEIIFQLINYFVGVFAFSIMIGQMRDVVGAATAGQTYYRACMDNTVKYMASYRIPKDVQNRVKTWYNYTWQSQGMLDEQELLVQLPDKMRLDIAVDVNYDIVSKVSLFQGCDRQMIFDMLKRLRSVVYLPGDYVCKKGEVGREMYIIKAGEVQVVGGPDGKTVFVTLRAGSVFGEISLLAVGGGNRRTANVVAHGFANLFILDKKDLNEILVHYPESQKLLRKKARKMLTKDKKPPKEPAQVIPPRTVTPKLFKAALDVAHQKTGLKGTLAKIKEKINKSSVSLQPSMSSSLPPLSPVSPVFSLDPEREANAMSPTLDSSTLLCPVSHCHGDETLSKEQGQVEGEVAGESGKKKEKRKA, encoded by the exons ATGCCTAAGCAGCAGCAGCAAAACCGGGACCTGGAGTTGGACCGCCTGGTCCGCCAGGTCCCTCTCCACCACCGCTCTCCGACTCGCACCCCCTCACCGTCCTCCCCCAACAGTACCCTAGAGCTGCCCAACGTGCCCTCCTACCCCCGCCTGCCACCCATCAGCCTGTCCAGGCAGCTGTCAGGGCTTTTCAACCCCACCTTCCACATCGAGGACGACCCCACGTCCGCTCTACCCTCAG TGAGCTCCAGGCTCAGTGTGCACCCAGCTGTCAATGTGGAGGATGTGGATTCAGGCGGAGGGGAGCACCACCGCCACCACATTCCCCAAATCCTTACCCTACAGGACCCCAACTTCAAGACCCTGACCGTACCCGGAGTGTCCAAAACCAGCCGTCAGAG aaAGAAGTTGTACTCTCAGagtgaggaggatgaagaggagatgGAGATTGCAGTGAGGGCATGGCCTAGCCAGTCCAGCATCCTCAGTGGAGATGATGG GCTAAAGGAGCGCCCTGCGTCGTCCGCTAGCCAGGCCAGCTACGTGGTGAACGAGCGCCTACAGGAGCTGGTCAAGATGTTTAAGGAGAGGACAGAAAGGGCCAAAGAGAAACTCATAGACCCAGATCACTCTGATGATGACAGTCCCACTGCCT CCCCTGCGAGAGCTCCaacacctcctcctgctcctccagaggagctgaaggaggaggagatggaggagcagCAACCCAAGCCTAGATTATGCTGCAAGGTGACGCCTCCTCGCTGGATCAGAGCTCTGCTGCACTACCGCTTTCCCGCAAGTATCGACCCCTTCACCA atctggTCTATGTGCTGTGGCTGTTTTTCGTCACCTTGGCGTGGAACTGGAACATGTGGCTTATCCCGGTGCGCTGGGCCTTCCCCTACCAGACCCCCAGTAACATCTACCTGTGGCTACTCACTGACTATCTGTGTGACCTCATCTACATCCTGGACATCCTGGTCTTCCAGCCCCGCCTGCAGTTTGTCCGCAGTGGAGACATAGTG TTTGACAAAAAGGACATGAGAGTGAATTACATGAAAACCTTTCGTTTCAAG ATGGATGTCATCAGTCTTGTTCCACTGGAGTTGTTCTATTTTAAAACTGGGATCAACCCACTCCTCCGCTTCCCACGACTACTAAAG ATAATGTCTTTCTTCGAGTTCAACGACCGTCTTGAGGGCATCCTGACCAAAGCCTACGTTTACAG AGTGATCCGGACCACCACCTACCTGCTGTACTGCCTGCACTGTAATGCCTGTCTGTACTACTGGGGCTCTGCGTATGAAGGTCTGGGCTCCACGCAGTGGGTCTATGATGGACAGGGCAACAG TTACATCCGCTGCTACTACTTTGCTGTGAAGACCCTAATCACCATTGGTGGACTGCCAGACCCCACAACGCTCTTTGAAATCATCTTTCAGCTCATCAACTACTTTGTTGGAGTGTTTGCCTTTTCCATCATGATTGGACAG ATGAGAGACGTGGTTGGTGCAGCCACAGCAGGACAGACGTACTACAGAGCATGCATGGACAACACTGTCAAATACATGGCCTCCTACCGTATCCCTAAAGATGTGCAGAACCGGGTTAAAACCTGGTACAACTACACCTGGCAGTCCCAGGGCATGCTGG ATGAACAGGAGCTTCTGGTCCAGCTCCCAGACAAGATGAGGCTGGACATCGCTGTGGATGTCAACTATGACATTGTCAGTAAAGTGTCTCTCTTCCAG GGTTGTGATAGACAGATGATTTTTGACATGCTGAAGAGACTGAGGTCTGTTGTTTACCTCCCAGGGGACTATGTCTGCAAAAAG GGTGAAGTTGGACGGGAAATGTACATCATCAAAGCCGGAGAGGTGCAGGTGGTGGGCGGGCCAGACGGGAAGACTGTGTTTGTCACGCTGAGGGCGGGGTCAGTGTTTGGGGAAATCAG CTTGCTGGCAGTGGGTGGAGGGAACAGGAGAACAGCAAACGTGGTGGCTCATGGCTTCGCCAACCTGTTCATCCTGGACAAGAAGGACCTCAATGAGATTCTAGTGCATTACCCCGAGTCCCAGAAGCTGCTCCGCAAGAAGGCCAG GAAGATGCTCACGAAAGATAAGAAGCCTCCGAAGGAGCCGGCCCAGGTGATCCCTCCTCGAACGGTCACGCCCAAGCTATTCAAAGCTGCTCTGGATGTGGCGCATCAGAAAACAGGCCTCAAAGGGACCCTCGCCAAGATTAAGGAGAAGATCAACAAATCCAGCGTTTCTCTACAG CCCTCCATgtcctcctccctgcctcccttgtccccagtctctccagtcttcagTCTGGACCCAGAGCGCGAGGCTAACGCCATGTCACCAACCTTAGACAGCTCTACGCTGCTCTGCCCCGTCTCCCATTGTCACGGAGATGAGACACTCTCCAAGGAGCAGGGCCAAGTGGAGGGAGAAGTTGCAGGAGAGAGTGGAAagaagaaagaaaagagaaaggCATGA
- the LOC106561447 gene encoding cyclic nucleotide-gated cation channel beta-1 isoform X3, with protein sequence MEIAVRAWPSQSSILSGDDGLKERPASSASQASYVVNERLQELVKMFKERTERAKEKLIDPDHSDDDSPTASPARAPTPPPAPPEELKEEEMEEQQPKPRLCCKVTPPRWIRALLHYRFPASIDPFTNLVYVLWLFFVTLAWNWNMWLIPVRWAFPYQTPSNIYLWLLTDYLCDLIYILDILVFQPRLQFVRSGDIVFDKKDMRVNYMKTFRFKMDVISLVPLELFYFKTGINPLLRFPRLLKIMSFFEFNDRLEGILTKAYVYRVIRTTTYLLYCLHCNACLYYWGSAYEGLGSTQWVYDGQGNSYIRCYYFAVKTLITIGGLPDPTTLFEIIFQLINYFVGVFAFSIMIGQMRDVVGAATAGQTYYRACMDNTVKYMASYRIPKDVQNRVKTWYNYTWQSQGMLDEQELLVQLPDKMRLDIAVDVNYDIVSKVSLFQGCDRQMIFDMLKRLRSVVYLPGDYVCKKGEVGREMYIIKAGEVQVVGGPDGKTVFVTLRAGSVFGEISLLAVGGGNRRTANVVAHGFANLFILDKKDLNEILVHYPESQKLLRKKARKMLTKDKKPPKEPAQVIPPRTVTPKLFKAALDVAHQKTGLKGTLAKIKEKINKSSVSLQPSMSSSLPPLSPVSPVFSLDPEREANAMSPTLDSSTLLCPVSHCHGDETLSKEQGQVEGEVAGESGKKKEKRKA encoded by the exons atgGAGATTGCAGTGAGGGCATGGCCTAGCCAGTCCAGCATCCTCAGTGGAGATGATGG GCTAAAGGAGCGCCCTGCGTCGTCCGCTAGCCAGGCCAGCTACGTGGTGAACGAGCGCCTACAGGAGCTGGTCAAGATGTTTAAGGAGAGGACAGAAAGGGCCAAAGAGAAACTCATAGACCCAGATCACTCTGATGATGACAGTCCCACTGCCT CCCCTGCGAGAGCTCCaacacctcctcctgctcctccagaggagctgaaggaggaggagatggaggagcagCAACCCAAGCCTAGATTATGCTGCAAGGTGACGCCTCCTCGCTGGATCAGAGCTCTGCTGCACTACCGCTTTCCCGCAAGTATCGACCCCTTCACCA atctggTCTATGTGCTGTGGCTGTTTTTCGTCACCTTGGCGTGGAACTGGAACATGTGGCTTATCCCGGTGCGCTGGGCCTTCCCCTACCAGACCCCCAGTAACATCTACCTGTGGCTACTCACTGACTATCTGTGTGACCTCATCTACATCCTGGACATCCTGGTCTTCCAGCCCCGCCTGCAGTTTGTCCGCAGTGGAGACATAGTG TTTGACAAAAAGGACATGAGAGTGAATTACATGAAAACCTTTCGTTTCAAG ATGGATGTCATCAGTCTTGTTCCACTGGAGTTGTTCTATTTTAAAACTGGGATCAACCCACTCCTCCGCTTCCCACGACTACTAAAG ATAATGTCTTTCTTCGAGTTCAACGACCGTCTTGAGGGCATCCTGACCAAAGCCTACGTTTACAG AGTGATCCGGACCACCACCTACCTGCTGTACTGCCTGCACTGTAATGCCTGTCTGTACTACTGGGGCTCTGCGTATGAAGGTCTGGGCTCCACGCAGTGGGTCTATGATGGACAGGGCAACAG TTACATCCGCTGCTACTACTTTGCTGTGAAGACCCTAATCACCATTGGTGGACTGCCAGACCCCACAACGCTCTTTGAAATCATCTTTCAGCTCATCAACTACTTTGTTGGAGTGTTTGCCTTTTCCATCATGATTGGACAG ATGAGAGACGTGGTTGGTGCAGCCACAGCAGGACAGACGTACTACAGAGCATGCATGGACAACACTGTCAAATACATGGCCTCCTACCGTATCCCTAAAGATGTGCAGAACCGGGTTAAAACCTGGTACAACTACACCTGGCAGTCCCAGGGCATGCTGG ATGAACAGGAGCTTCTGGTCCAGCTCCCAGACAAGATGAGGCTGGACATCGCTGTGGATGTCAACTATGACATTGTCAGTAAAGTGTCTCTCTTCCAG GGTTGTGATAGACAGATGATTTTTGACATGCTGAAGAGACTGAGGTCTGTTGTTTACCTCCCAGGGGACTATGTCTGCAAAAAG GGTGAAGTTGGACGGGAAATGTACATCATCAAAGCCGGAGAGGTGCAGGTGGTGGGCGGGCCAGACGGGAAGACTGTGTTTGTCACGCTGAGGGCGGGGTCAGTGTTTGGGGAAATCAG CTTGCTGGCAGTGGGTGGAGGGAACAGGAGAACAGCAAACGTGGTGGCTCATGGCTTCGCCAACCTGTTCATCCTGGACAAGAAGGACCTCAATGAGATTCTAGTGCATTACCCCGAGTCCCAGAAGCTGCTCCGCAAGAAGGCCAG GAAGATGCTCACGAAAGATAAGAAGCCTCCGAAGGAGCCGGCCCAGGTGATCCCTCCTCGAACGGTCACGCCCAAGCTATTCAAAGCTGCTCTGGATGTGGCGCATCAGAAAACAGGCCTCAAAGGGACCCTCGCCAAGATTAAGGAGAAGATCAACAAATCCAGCGTTTCTCTACAG CCCTCCATgtcctcctccctgcctcccttgtccccagtctctccagtcttcagTCTGGACCCAGAGCGCGAGGCTAACGCCATGTCACCAACCTTAGACAGCTCTACGCTGCTCTGCCCCGTCTCCCATTGTCACGGAGATGAGACACTCTCCAAGGAGCAGGGCCAAGTGGAGGGAGAAGTTGCAGGAGAGAGTGGAAagaagaaagaaaagagaaaggCATGA